The proteins below come from a single Streptococcus porcinus genomic window:
- the traF gene encoding conjugal transfer protein TraF — translation MNYQEAVRHFTEVTIDQVTDRINQKEKIILYIGRETCPYCRLFVPKLAQVSQDGGYEVSYLPSDNLVDFAAIQDFRARNHITTVPALLVASAERIEVVCDSSLSLDAIQSFIEKGSSK, via the coding sequence ATGAATTATCAAGAAGCTGTCAGGCACTTTACCGAGGTCACTATTGATCAAGTCACTGATAGAATTAATCAAAAAGAAAAAATAATTCTCTACATTGGACGAGAGACTTGTCCCTACTGTCGTCTTTTTGTGCCTAAATTAGCACAGGTTAGTCAAGATGGTGGATACGAGGTATCTTACTTGCCTAGTGATAACCTAGTTGACTTTGCTGCTATTCAAGATTTTCGTGCCAGAAACCACATTACTACTGTCCCTGCGCTCCTAGTAGCTAGCGCTGAAAGAATTGAAGTAGTGTGTGATTCTAGCTTATCACTAGATGCTATTCAGTCTTTTATTGAAAAAGGTAGTAGTAAATAA